The following proteins come from a genomic window of Flavobacteriaceae bacterium MAR_2010_188:
- a CDS encoding glycyl-tRNA synthetase, whose protein sequence is MANNEDLFKRVISHAKEYGYVFQSSEIYDGLSAVYDYGQNGAELKKNIRDYWWKAMVQMNENIVGIDAAIFMHPTTWKASGHVDAFNDPLIDNKDSKKRYRADVLIEDYCAKIEAKIDKEVSKAETRFGDAFDKNEFITTNQRVVGYQEKMDSILKRMGKSLANEDLADVKALIEELEIADPLSGSRNWTDVKQFNLMFGTKLGASAESAMDLYLRPETAQGIFVNFLNVQKTGRLKIPFGIAQTGKAFRNEIVARQFIFRMREFEQMEMQFFIKPGTQKEWYEHWKETRLKWHISLGMGSENYRFHDHDKLAHYADAACDIEFKFPFGFKELEGIHSRTDFDLSQHEEFSGKKLQYFDHEENKSYVPYVLETSIGLDRMFLAVLSHSLIEEDLENNTTRTVLKLPAVLAPTKAAILPLVKKDGLPEVARKIMDELKWDFSVDYDEKDAVGRRYRRQDAAGTPFCITVDHDTLDDNTVTIRHRDTMEQKRVKIEDLRDIIKKEIDVKEWLMKM, encoded by the coding sequence ATGGCAAACAACGAAGATTTATTTAAAAGAGTAATCTCACACGCAAAGGAATACGGTTATGTATTTCAGAGTAGCGAAATATACGATGGTTTAAGTGCAGTTTATGACTACGGTCAAAATGGCGCAGAACTAAAAAAGAATATCCGTGATTATTGGTGGAAGGCAATGGTACAAATGAACGAAAATATCGTTGGTATCGATGCCGCAATATTTATGCATCCAACCACATGGAAAGCTTCTGGCCACGTTGATGCTTTTAATGATCCTTTAATCGATAATAAGGATTCTAAAAAACGATATAGAGCAGACGTTCTTATTGAAGATTACTGCGCCAAGATTGAAGCTAAGATCGACAAAGAAGTCTCCAAAGCCGAAACCAGATTCGGAGATGCCTTTGATAAAAATGAATTTATAACCACAAACCAACGCGTTGTAGGTTATCAAGAAAAAATGGATTCCATTCTCAAAAGAATGGGCAAATCTTTGGCAAATGAAGATTTAGCGGATGTTAAGGCACTGATCGAAGAATTAGAAATTGCAGATCCTTTAAGTGGATCAAGAAACTGGACGGATGTAAAGCAATTCAACTTAATGTTCGGCACCAAACTCGGAGCTTCTGCAGAATCTGCAATGGACCTTTATCTAAGACCAGAAACTGCACAAGGTATCTTTGTGAATTTTCTAAATGTTCAAAAAACCGGACGTTTAAAAATACCTTTTGGGATTGCACAAACCGGAAAAGCCTTTAGAAATGAAATCGTCGCTAGACAGTTTATTTTTAGGATGCGAGAGTTCGAGCAGATGGAAATGCAATTCTTTATTAAGCCAGGAACCCAGAAAGAATGGTATGAACACTGGAAGGAAACCAGATTAAAATGGCATATTTCACTAGGCATGGGGAGCGAAAATTACCGTTTTCATGATCATGATAAACTAGCCCATTATGCAGATGCTGCTTGTGATATTGAATTTAAATTCCCATTTGGATTCAAGGAATTAGAAGGAATACATTCTAGAACGGACTTTGATTTAAGTCAGCATGAAGAATTTTCTGGTAAAAAGCTTCAATATTTTGATCATGAAGAAAACAAAAGTTACGTTCCTTACGTCTTAGAAACCTCTATCGGTCTCGATAGAATGTTCTTGGCGGTTCTTTCACATTCTTTAATAGAAGAAGATTTAGAAAATAACACTACCAGGACGGTCTTAAAATTACCTGCGGTTTTAGCGCCAACCAAGGCAGCCATTCTTCCTCTAGTTAAAAAGGACGGATTGCCAGAAGTGGCCAGAAAAATAATGGATGAGCTTAAATGGGATTTTTCAGTAGATTATGACGAAAAAGATGCAGTAGGCAGACGCTACAGAAGGCAAGATGCTGCCGGTACTCCATTCTGTATTACGGTAGATCACGATACTCTAGACGATAATACGGTTACTATTAGACATAGAGACACTATGGAACAAAAAAGAGTTAAGATTGAGGACCTTAGGGACATCATTAAAAAAGAAATTGATGTAAAGGAATGGTTGATGAAAATGTAG
- a CDS encoding comF family protein translates to MVKNLLNLFFPKVCLACKYMLTDNEDIVCTKCRHELPATNFHFDLDKKVADILYGRVQFVDSTALLHFYKKGIVQELMHNLKYRGHEEIGVFLGKWLGSELTDASGFNDIDVVIPVPIHKSRLRKRGYNQVSKFGEEIANKLNAEFNETILIRSFATKTQVFQDRIGRSIDNEAKFSINDFEYLKNKHILLVDDIITTGATIESCATVLNQIEGVKLSLATMAITD, encoded by the coding sequence ATGGTCAAAAATTTGTTAAACTTGTTTTTCCCAAAAGTCTGTCTAGCATGCAAGTATATGCTCACGGACAACGAAGATATTGTTTGTACCAAATGCAGGCATGAACTTCCCGCTACGAATTTCCATTTTGATCTCGACAAAAAAGTGGCAGATATTTTATATGGAAGGGTTCAATTTGTTGATTCAACTGCCCTACTTCATTTTTATAAGAAAGGAATTGTACAAGAATTAATGCACAACCTAAAGTATCGTGGACATGAAGAAATCGGTGTTTTTTTAGGTAAATGGCTTGGTTCTGAATTGACGGATGCTTCAGGATTTAACGATATCGATGTCGTAATTCCGGTGCCAATCCATAAATCAAGATTAAGGAAAAGAGGTTATAATCAAGTCAGCAAATTTGGAGAGGAGATAGCTAACAAACTCAATGCGGAATTCAACGAAACAATTTTAATACGATCTTTTGCTACAAAAACCCAAGTGTTTCAGGATAGAATTGGTCGTTCCATAGACAACGAAGCGAAATTCTCCATCAACGATTTTGAATATCTTAAAAACAAGCACATATTATTGGTCGATGATATTATTACGACCGGTGCTACCATAGAATCCTGCGCCACTGTTCTTAATCAAATCGAAGGCGTAAAGCTAAGCTTGGCTACGATGGCAATTACAGATTAA
- a CDS encoding Ig-like domain-containing protein, which produces MLKKLPLLTLTIISLFLIFSCANKKGSVEGGPKDIVPPKIVKEVPENYTTNFNGNEIRIYFNEYIKIKDLQKQLIVSPPMDMQPEVSPLGSANKYIKIIINDTLEDNTTYAFNFGQSIVDNNEQNPFSYYKYVFSTGDYIDSLSIKGQVFSADTRQVDKFISVMLYEVDSTYTDSLVYKQSPRYITNTLDSTTTFSLENLKAGRYKLLALKDKNNNFRFEQKADKIGYYEGVVNIPSDSFYSVTLFKEKLDDRILNPKQIAGQKISFGFEGDPEDVEIKILSDIPDDYEYRITKDKKTDTLYYWYKPKIALDSTYFEVKKGVFIDTLKHRFKEMNRDSLKITASTSGSIDFDKDLILEATTPLTMIDESKIRVLGKDSLEVPFKVEFDSLRNTVKVKLDKKESEDYKFQMLPETFKDFFGDTNDTLNYTIRTKSLSDFSNVRAIVTNATYPIIVQLTNAKDEVKYELIADENRPLDFRNIATGTYYMRVIIDETGNGKWDSGNYLKGLQPERIIYDTKPIEARANFDYVHDFEVPQKRPDRLKN; this is translated from the coding sequence ATGCTAAAGAAACTTCCCCTTTTAACGCTTACGATTATCTCCCTTTTCTTGATCTTTAGCTGCGCCAATAAAAAAGGGTCTGTAGAAGGTGGTCCCAAAGATATTGTACCACCGAAAATTGTAAAGGAAGTTCCAGAAAATTATACTACCAATTTTAACGGCAATGAAATCAGGATTTATTTTAATGAATATATTAAGATAAAGGATTTACAGAAACAGCTGATTGTCTCACCACCGATGGATATGCAACCAGAGGTTTCACCTTTAGGTTCTGCAAATAAATACATTAAGATAATAATCAACGATACTCTAGAGGACAATACCACCTACGCATTTAATTTCGGACAGAGCATTGTAGACAATAACGAACAAAATCCATTTTCTTATTACAAATATGTTTTTTCAACTGGAGATTACATCGATTCATTATCGATAAAAGGACAGGTCTTTAGCGCCGATACTCGGCAAGTCGATAAATTTATTTCGGTTATGTTATATGAGGTAGACTCTACCTACACCGACTCTTTGGTCTACAAACAAAGCCCAAGGTATATCACCAACACTTTAGATAGCACCACTACATTTAGTTTAGAAAACTTAAAGGCAGGGAGATATAAACTGTTGGCTTTAAAGGATAAGAACAACAATTTTAGATTCGAGCAGAAGGCGGATAAAATTGGTTATTATGAAGGAGTGGTTAACATCCCATCAGATTCATTCTATTCAGTTACCTTGTTCAAGGAAAAGTTAGATGATAGAATTTTAAATCCTAAACAAATTGCTGGTCAAAAGATTTCATTCGGTTTTGAGGGCGACCCTGAGGATGTCGAAATAAAGATTTTGTCGGACATCCCAGATGATTATGAATATCGCATAACTAAAGACAAGAAAACAGATACGCTCTACTATTGGTACAAGCCTAAAATAGCCTTAGATTCTACCTATTTTGAAGTGAAAAAAGGTGTGTTTATAGATACTTTGAAGCATCGGTTTAAGGAAATGAATCGAGATTCATTAAAGATTACCGCCTCTACTTCTGGCTCAATCGATTTTGATAAAGACTTGATTTTAGAGGCTACCACGCCGCTGACGATGATAGATGAATCAAAGATTAGGGTGCTGGGCAAAGATTCCTTGGAGGTGCCTTTTAAGGTTGAATTTGATTCACTCCGGAATACGGTAAAGGTGAAATTAGATAAAAAGGAATCTGAAGATTATAAGTTCCAGATGCTGCCGGAAACTTTTAAGGATTTTTTCGGGGATACCAACGATACTTTAAATTACACGATTAGAACCAAGAGTCTTTCGGATTTTTCGAATGTACGTGCCATAGTTACCAATGCGACCTATCCAATTATCGTTCAGCTTACTAACGCCAAAGATGAAGTAAAATATGAACTAATCGCGGATGAAAACCGACCGTTGGATTTCAGGAATATTGCGACTGGCACCTATTATATGCGAGTGATTATAGACGAAACCGGAAATGGAAAATGGGATTCTGGAAATTATCTAAAAGGCCTTCAACCTGAAAGAATCATTTACGATACAAAACCTATAGAAGCCAGGGCTAATTTTGATTATGTTCATGATTTTGAAGTACCTCAAAAACGTCCCGATCGGCTAAAAAATTAA
- a CDS encoding Predicted amidohydrolase has product MEDQLKVAILQSDLVWENAEENRINFTNQLIGLNDTVDLIVLPEMFSTGFSMNAEELYETMEGDTINWMQKMAGQKHAAIIGSLIIKDEDKFYNRLFFVHPNGKIETYDKRHTFSLAGEHEVYEKGTSRLVVDYKGWKICPLVCYDLRFPAWSRNTEDFDVLIYVANWPEARIKAWDILLQARAIENMCYSVGVNRVGEDGNGYNYVGHSAVYDMLGKRLDELQSDEVSLATVVLDQNILHETRNKLNFLADRDVFEVLQNHEHNQN; this is encoded by the coding sequence ATGGAAGACCAATTAAAAGTTGCCATTCTACAATCTGACCTAGTTTGGGAAAACGCTGAAGAAAATAGAATCAATTTTACGAACCAATTAATTGGACTAAACGACACCGTTGATCTTATCGTTCTGCCAGAAATGTTTTCTACCGGGTTTTCGATGAATGCGGAAGAACTCTACGAAACCATGGAAGGCGACACTATTAATTGGATGCAAAAAATGGCGGGCCAGAAACACGCGGCAATAATCGGAAGTCTTATTATTAAGGACGAAGACAAATTTTATAATCGCTTGTTTTTCGTTCATCCCAACGGTAAAATTGAAACATATGACAAACGGCATACATTTTCTTTAGCGGGTGAACACGAAGTTTATGAAAAAGGTACATCGCGTTTGGTGGTAGACTATAAGGGCTGGAAAATTTGTCCACTAGTTTGTTATGACCTTCGTTTCCCAGCATGGTCTAGAAATACCGAAGATTTTGACGTATTGATTTATGTTGCTAACTGGCCCGAAGCAAGGATAAAGGCTTGGGATATATTGTTACAGGCCAGAGCCATTGAAAATATGTGTTATTCAGTTGGGGTGAATCGGGTTGGTGAAGATGGAAATGGTTACAATTATGTTGGCCATTCGGCAGTTTATGATATGCTCGGAAAAAGATTGGACGAGCTACAATCGGATGAAGTTAGCCTCGCAACGGTGGTTTTAGATCAGAACATCTTGCACGAGACAAGAAATAAACTTAATTTTTTAGCCGATCGGGACGTTTTTGAGGTACTTCAAAATCATGAACATAATCAAAATTAG
- a CDS encoding Ribosomal protein S18 acetylase RimI — MNLSFIKCTFDDLKILREFSISTFCDAFEAKNNAEDFKIHLDYSFSKQKLRFELLNPNSEFYFAFLEKELVGYLKMNYNDAQTERFYPNAVELERLYIDKDHQRNGYGEILLQFAINKAKTRNPPFLWLGVWEENLDGIRFYEKHGFKKFETHPYFIGTEQQTDWLMRLTV, encoded by the coding sequence ATGAACCTAAGTTTTATAAAATGCACGTTTGACGATTTAAAAATCCTTCGGGAATTTTCTATATCCACGTTTTGTGATGCGTTTGAAGCCAAAAATAATGCTGAAGATTTTAAGATTCATTTAGACTATTCATTTTCAAAACAAAAACTCCGTTTTGAACTTCTTAATCCTAATTCCGAATTTTATTTCGCTTTTCTGGAGAAGGAATTGGTCGGTTATTTAAAAATGAATTACAACGATGCACAAACCGAGCGTTTCTATCCTAATGCAGTAGAACTAGAAAGGCTGTATATCGATAAAGACCATCAGCGAAATGGTTATGGTGAAATCCTTCTTCAATTTGCAATCAACAAAGCCAAGACTAGAAATCCGCCCTTTTTGTGGCTTGGGGTTTGGGAAGAAAATTTGGACGGTATTAGATTCTACGAAAAACATGGATTTAAGAAATTTGAAACTCATCCTTATTTTATCGGTACTGAACAACAGACTGACTGGTTAATGCGATTGACCGTTTAA